The Microcaecilia unicolor chromosome 3, aMicUni1.1, whole genome shotgun sequence nucleotide sequence ACACCTCAACCTGTCACATAACATTTTGGGTGAAATTTATGATTATACGTTTGAAGGACTTTCCAATGTCAAAATGATTGACCTGCAACAAAATCATATTGGGTCTATTCAGAACCAAGCCTTTAGTGGCCTAGAAAAATTAGAAAATTTGTATCTCCAAGACAATGCCATTAAAACTGTTTATTTTTTCCAGAGTCTGCCATTCACGTTCCTTATTAATGTAAGTGAAAATAAACTGGAAGACTTAAAAGACCCAATAAATGCTACTTTTCTTGATTTTAGAGCAAATAGATTGAAAGATTTAGGCAACCTCCATCAAATTCTGCAAGTTCAATCAGTCCAGTATGTTATCTTGAAACAAAACCGTTTGTCTACATGCACAGCTATGGGAAACATTTCAGAAGACAACCAACTGTTATACCTTGACCTTGCAGAGAATCTGCTACAGATTATTTGGGAATCTAACCTTTGTTGGGATATATTTAGCAAGCTCTCCAAACTTCAGACTCTCAATCTAGATCAAAACCACCTTAAGTTTCTTCCACAGCATGCCTTTCATGGCCTAACATCATTACAAAAACTGAACCTATCCTCAAATCTGCTGAGCTATCTTTTCCCTGGAGTTTTTCCTGGCAACCTCACAATACTTGACTTGTCGAAAAACCAGCTGCTGTCCCCTAGCCCTGAGATTTTTACCTCTTTGATTCAACTGGACATAACACACAACATGTTCATCTGTAGTTGTGAGCTGAGCAGCCTAATATTATGGTTAAACCAAACCAATGTGACCTTGCTTGGCTCACAAAATGACACATACTGTGTATTTCCAGATGCCTTCTTTAGGGTGCCACTCTATCAAATTACAGTTGATGGTTGTGATGAAGATACCATCCTGAAGCCTCTAAGATTTTCCCTTTTTATTCTTAACACAGTGGCACTTGCCCTTTTTATAACTTTAGTTGTGATTTATACACGTTTTCGAGGGTTCTGTTTTATCTTGTACAAGAGGGTCATAAGCATTATAATTGATGACCAGAAGCTAGATGTGGatgccagtgcatgtaaatacgATGCTTATGTATGCTACAGTGGTACTGACTTTGAATGGGTTCAGAATGCATTATTAAAGAAGCTGGACTCTCAGTATTGCAGTAAGAACAGATTTAATTTGTGCTTTGAAGAAAGAGACTTTATTCCAGGAGAGGACCATATCAATAATGTTTGTGatgcaattagaaacagtaaGAAGACTGTCTGTATTGTGACAAAGCAATTCCTTAAGGACGGATGGTGCATAGAAGCCTTTAACTTTGCACAAAGTAGGTACTTTACTGagctcaaaaatgtcctcatTATGGTGGTGGTAGGGCCACTTTCACAATATCAGCTAATGAGGTACAGTCCCATAAGAACATTTGTGCAAAGGCGACAGTACCTTAGATGGCCAGAAGACCTCCAAGATGTTAACTGGTTTCTTAATAGACTTTCTCACAAAATAGTGAAAGAGGAAAAAGTACGAAGAAAAGATGATTCTCTGCAATTACAAACCATAGCTACTGTGTCATGAATTGAGGAGGATTGCTCCAGCTTTGTATTATTGGTATAGGATATTATCTTGGGTTCTATATAAAAGGACTAAAGTTGTATTCTACAgttaagccaattagcactgataatttccacttaagcaattattgacactaattggcatcaattagaatttacatgcacaactgtctgaGTATTCTGTGACgtgatgtgcctaaattctaagtcgtacagttgaaaagggggcatagccatgggcgtTCCTAATAGAATATGCCTGACCCACACATAATTTAGGtgatggcatttacaccaagatttacttggcgtaactgacTGCAAGTAAATTTAGTTGTGCCGATGGATGctggtcatattctataaaccgtgtggaactttaggtgtattctataaaatttagacataatttacagaatatgcctaggtgtattttttccatgcagaattttcaggcaccatatatagacctAGCCCATTACATCTTTCTCCACACACAaatcattactttttttttaatgttttggtgCGATGCCTTTTCCCTTGTTAAAAGCTCTACAGGTCacattttattatattgcaaGCAGGGAATCACAAATCAGTATACTAATTTTTGTTTTAAGGGACATATTTCAAGAGCATCAACTACTATATTTACTGTTTCTCAGAAATATTTTTGATTTAAGCTATGTTCATTTCCTTAAAGAGTGCTGATGTGTGTCAGTCAGAGACATGTACTGATGATTACCAACAAAGTGCTGCCTGGATTTAATTGTTATAGCATATCTGAGCCTTGGTTAAtggggattttttttctcctatacaaaAAGATTATTGAAAGATATGGTGGAGAGCTTTAAGAAGTTTCAGGATATTTACATGTTACTTGGCAGCTCTAGAATTAGCTCAAATATTGATTAATACAGAGCTATGTCATGGTCACTAATATCCCCACTCAATGAAGTGACACTTCCCATTAAATAGAAACTCAAATCAAATTCtcatgtggcccaggtggtaatttcatttttttatgcacgtccagtacacatgctggaaaatatattttatttttgggcgcatgGCGCTAACCAGATGGTTATTGGCTTTCTacatgtgctgacgattactgcccaattaACGCGTGAGGCcataccgctaagtgaatggccCAAagcggatgcgcaccaattttcattttgccgcacatccattttcagcgaaaaaaaaggccttttttgcaggcatgctgaaaaatggacctgcgcccaTCCAATACGTGTCTACAACTGCGCAGGCCATTtgttcggcgcaccttagtaaaaagacccctaaaaatctcaaactgctttgggatgtaagttcaaaaccaggaatgatcaaaaatctccagcctggaacaggATAACTTGGTATTTCTGGGGAATATTTAATTTATTGGTTCCTTTGTTTAAGAAAAATATTAGAATTTCTAATCCCACCAGTATGTCATTATTCTTGAGCTCTATTTTCAGATGGCAATTGGACCTACTTAGTAAAACTACTCATAACTTTCAAGCAAGTTAGTGAAATAAAGGAGGAATTTTACTGTCAGTTCTATATAGTTCAGATTTTTTTGCTGGAATGGAACGTACTAAATTGTTAATGTACGATGAATGGGAAAAAAGGGGAATCCGTGCATTTTTACATGAGTTACTATGCACCAATTTCAAGTCAAATTTTCAGTAAACATGCAACAATGTATTTTAACAAGGCAATAACAATACatgttctgttataaaattactgttGCTGTATCATGGATATAAGCTGATTGTCTGTCTATAATTGTCCAGATTCTCATTTTGTGGTATTGGTTGGAGCAAGTGGTGTAGTtatggggggccacaggggcctgccccgccaattggctctggggccccccgGTTTGactagcaggggtccccaatccccgccagctgaagatttttatCTGTCCCACGCTGGTATCAcacttgcctcctctcctgtttccagtcagGCCGTGCGTgctctcattttaatgaaacggACCATGCTCGCgcgtgctcagtttcattaaaacgagcgtgcagtgCACGGCgtgctgaaaacaggagaggaagtaAGTGCGAGACCAGCAGCATGGGacagataaatgcttcagctggagggggttggggacccccaccagcaaaggtacctggtggtggcaggggaggggtggcggctgggggaggtgggctaaaatgtgccttccccactttgggctctggcctccccctcccaccgaggcctggctacgcccctggttggagcCCTAATAGATTGTTAACAATATTAAGATATTGGAATGCTGTTTGCCGGATAAGATAGATATATATTCAAATGAtgttattaacttttttttttttcttgctatgATTCATTAATGTCTCAATTTGTAATATAtattagtgtatatatatatatgtttgaaaCCCTGTTTTAGTGCATCCCTattgaagaaaaaaatgtatttttttctctgcttGCAAAATTAACTGTTTCCTACCAGTATTAATGTATTTATCAGCTTTCTCCAAGTCttaggaattgagatgtccaggtttaGTGCATCCATGCTAATTTACATGCACTAGTGCATTTTTTAGGTAATATATTGATGGGAACCTCTACAGGAGTTCATGAGTCAGCCTATAAGCGTCATTCGTCCTCCTCTCCAAGAAGAATGGGAGGCAGACTACATAAGTGTTATCCTGCCTCCAATAGTGGCCaacccagatcacaagtacctggcaagatcccaaacagtacaatacattttatgctgcttatcccagaaatacaacCAGCTAGTGGTAGAACATGTGGTACTCCGTGCTTCTAATTGCTAGTTTGTGATGGGGAAGTCTCATATGGTCACTcaggcaacttttttttttttaccaccaaaCGGCGGGCCTCTTTTGTGACTATTTATAATCATCCATCACCTTGGGCTAAACAATTTTTTTGAATATTCGCttaatgcaatttaaaaataaatctaccccccccccccccccccaaaaaaaaaaaaaaaaaaaatttttgtgtaTAAAAATGTGCTCAGTCCGTGCCTGGTGCAACCATTATATCCTAAGGGAGAATATGTGGTCATATCACAGTTGGAACCATCACTGCACATTCGATGTTCTACCTCCctaatgtatgtacatacatccaGACCAGATGTAAGGCCTTCACCATATATTGGATAATGTAATAAACTTAGATTAACACATTTTTgacaggacgtaaggcatcaaaaACAGCTGATCTTCACACAAATTTTgttgaacgaaggcgccggagtctactagctccggcgctgaagaagactctttggctggcggggtttggggcccccgccagcaaataaGGTACCTCATGCAGCAGCGgacggcgacggcaggggagggttggtggcgggagggggccaggactgaatctacgggggcccaggccccacgtagctacgccactgcctgaatgTACACCGCTTccgtagccttcaggcttgcaggtttcCTATACGCTCAgcttcagtaggtatttttctatccctggaggactcacaattaaaaaaaaaaatcagaggtgaagtgagatttgaacctggattccctcgttctcagtccactgcactattaGGCTTCTCTTGAACTCTGCAGGGAACTCTATTAAGAAGTTAATTTCAAAAAGCTTATAGTACTATGAACATCATAATTCCTGAAACTGTCATACAGCCCCACGTCCCCTGCAACTTTTACATTCAGGGAAGGGAGGTGGACAGCAGCAACTGGTGGATTATGGAGATGACTTGCTGTAAtctgtccagagggcagctactcaATCAGAACACTTTTTTGTAACCTGGATGTgctaagtaccaggtctaaataacaatatccatctttttagacattgGGGTCCCTCCCCCTTCTGAAAGCAGAGTTGGATGTCTATATTTTGGCCCTTCTCtggtcccgcccaaaacacacccagactacGCCCCTTGCCATAAGGATGTACAGCAGCTTTAGAAGTCCATATCTTGGCTTTAAAACACTGGAACTTGGACCTTAATAGAGCTTCTGAAATAAAGGCCAATATGTGTTTTTACTGTTCACTGCTCAGAGTTGGTTTGTAAATTCAATTAAATCTTCAGCTATAAAGGAACTAAAGATCTTTTGACCCTACTAAAATATGATGCCTTTCAGGTTTTTTCCAGAGCCTGGAAAGAGATGAATTGCATACAAC carries:
- the TLR5 gene encoding toll-like receptor 5 is translated as MNKSVKGSTVLHYVTFLLGGWLIIATAKRCRTENRTAQFCFCNLTQIPSVPGDILEFFLNFNLIMEVNATSFPRLETLVKLELGSQYTKYLIIRNDAFVNLPNIITLDLASNEMLILDPHAFAGLSNLRNLLLYYNSLNESVLEEDYFQHFLLLEFVDLSYNHIRRLRPHSLFSSLHFLSILILKINRIATICEGDLRSFQGKNIIILDLSVNWFYKNDSHYCGNPFRGIVFDTLILQGNGFNSDKMQDFCNSVKGTSFVQLKFGSHIMGPGFGYNNTRDPVKETFAGLAESSLKILDLSVGGIFSLNPHLFTNLSDLVILLLSSNKINQIQKEAFAGLQNLTHLNLSHNILGEIYDYTFEGLSNVKMIDLQQNHIGSIQNQAFSGLEKLENLYLQDNAIKTVYFFQSLPFTFLINVSENKLEDLKDPINATFLDFRANRLKDLGNLHQILQVQSVQYVILKQNRLSTCTAMGNISEDNQLLYLDLAENLLQIIWESNLCWDIFSKLSKLQTLNLDQNHLKFLPQHAFHGLTSLQKLNLSSNLLSYLFPGVFPGNLTILDLSKNQLLSPSPEIFTSLIQLDITHNMFICSCELSSLILWLNQTNVTLLGSQNDTYCVFPDAFFRVPLYQITVDGCDEDTILKPLRFSLFILNTVALALFITLVVIYTRFRGFCFILYKRVISIIIDDQKLDVDASACKYDAYVCYSGTDFEWVQNALLKKLDSQYCSKNRFNLCFEERDFIPGEDHINNVCDAIRNSKKTVCIVTKQFLKDGWCIEAFNFAQSRYFTELKNVLIMVVVGPLSQYQLMRYSPIRTFVQRRQYLRWPEDLQDVNWFLNRLSHKIVKEEKVRRKDDSLQLQTIATVS